TACCACGCGGGGATGAAGGCGGCCGAGCGCCACGGGATCCACGAGATGTTCCGCGACGACGAGCTGGACGTCGTGGTCGCGACCTCGGCGTTCGGCATGGGCATCGACAAGCCGGACGTGCGGTTCGTGTTGCACGCGGCCCCGCCGGAGTCACCGGACTCCTACTACCAGGAGATCGGCCGGGCCGGGCGGGACGGCGAGCCCGCCGCCGCGGTGCTGTTCTACCGTTCCGAGGATCTCGGATTGCGCAGGTTCTTCGCCGGGGGACGGGCCGACGAGGAACTCCTGCTGCGGGTCGCCACGCTGGTGCACGAGCACGGCGGCACCGTACCCGCGGCAGAGATGCGAACCCTGCTCGACGTCGGCGCCACCCGGCTCACCCGGCTGGTCAACCTGCTGGAGCGGGCGGGCGCGATCGAGGTCACCGGGGACGGTGACCTGCGCCGGGTGCCCGGCGGTCCCGAGCCCGAGGCGGCCGCGGCGCGTGCCGTCGAGCTGGACGACACCCGGCGCCGCATCGACGACTCCCGGATCGACATGATGCGCGCCTACGCGGAGACCACGGGCTGCCGCCGCCGCTTCCTGCTCGAGTACTTCGGCGAGCCGCGCGAGCGCAGCTGCGAGGCCTGCGACACCTGCCGCGCGGGCCTGCCCGACGAGCCGGAGGCCATGGCCGGGGACGGCGGGCCCTTCGCGATGCACGCCAGGGTGCGGCACAGCGCCTGGGGTCCGGGGATGGTGATGAGCAGGGAGAGCGACCGGATCACGGTGCTCTTCGACGAGGTCGGCTACAAGACGCTCTCGCTGGAGGCCGTGGAGCGCGACGACCTCCTGGTCGCGGGCTAGGCCGGGCGCGCGGGACCCGCCGGTCGCGGGCCTGGCCGGTGCCGCCGGCCCCCGTCAGCCCTCGTCAGCCCTCGATCTTGCGGGCCACCGCGCCCATCGTCCACGTCTTGTCGCGGCCCTGCGCGGCGAGCGGGTTGTCGGGGTGCCAGTGGCGTATGTAGACCAGGCCCGGATCGACCAGCTCCAGCCCGTCGAAGAAGCGCAGCACCTGCTCGCTCCGCCGCGAGGCGTCCTCAGTGCGGCCGAGGACCCGCTGGAAGATCTCGACCAGCGGGGCCTTGACCTCCGAGCGCGTGTCGAAGACGACGTGGCCGATGCCGAAGTGGCTGCCGACCGGCACCGCGTCGCGCAGGATGGCCACGCTCTTGTGCGGGTCGTCCTCGTCGGGGATGAACTGCAGGGCCGACAGGATCAGCACGGCCACCGGCAGGTCCAGGTTGACCAGGCGCAGCAGTTCCGGGTCGGTGAGCAGCTCGCGGGGGTGCAGGACGTCGCCCTCGACGGCGGTGGTGTACGGGTTGGTGGCCAGCGTGGCGCGGGCGTGGGAGAGCACCACCGGGTCTTTGGAGACGTAGACCACGCGGGTGTCGGGCGCGATCTCCTGGGCCACCTGATGGACGTTGCGGCGGTTGGGCAGCCCGGAGCCGATGACGACGAACTGGGTCATGCCCTGTCCGACGAGATAGCGCACCACCCGGCCCAGGAACGCCTGGGCCTCATGTGTCATGGCCCTGACCTCGGGCGCGATGGCGAGCACCTCCTCGGCCGCCTTGCGGTCGGCGGCGAAGTTGTCCTTACCGCCCAGGAAGTAGTCGTTCATTCTGGCGATGTTGGGAACGCTGGTGTCCAGGCCCGCCCCCGGCCGCCGGGACGCGTCACTCATGTGTCATCTCCTCTGTTGCCTGTGACACTAAAGAACCGCGCGTTGTGTGAACAGATGTCAAGGCGCAGTGAATACATAAAAAACCCGGTTATTTCCCAAGAAAGTCTATTCCTTGCGGGCAACTCCGCCGACGACCCAGATGGAGTCCGGCCGGTGGGGTGCCTCGCCCTCCGGCCGCCACTCGGGGATGTAGACGACGCCCGGCTCGACCGGTTTCAGCCCGTCGAGGAAGAGCTCGACCTCGGCCTTGGTCCGCAGGTTCGTGCGGCGGGGACCGGTGATCGACCCGCTGTCCTGGAAGAGGGCGGCGAGCCGCGCGGTCCTCTCCGGGTACAGGTCCGAGACGGCGTGGGAGAGGGCCATGTAGCTGCCCGGCACGAGGGCCTTCTGCAGGGCGGCCGTGGACTGCAGGGCCTGCACGTCGTCGGGGATGTCGGTCAGCATCGAGAACAGCAGGATCGCCGCGGGCTCGTCGAGGTCGATCACGTCGGTGAGGCCGGGATGCGCCAGGAGCCGCTCCGGGTCGCGGAGGTCCGCCTCGATGACCGTGGCCGGGCTGTTCTCCTTCAGGAGGGCCTGGGCGTGGACGACCACCATCGGATCGTTGTCGACGTAGACGACCCGCGCCTCGGGCGCGATGCCGCGCAGGATCTGGTGCACGCTGCCCTGGGTCGGCAGGCCGCAGCCGATGTCGACGAACTGGCGGATGCCGGCCTCCACCAGGAACCGCACGGCGCGGCCGAGGAATCTGCGCCCCTCCCGTGACATGGCGGGGAGCTCGGGGGCGATCGAGAGTGCCGCCTGCGCGGCGGCGCGGTCGGTGGCGAAGTTGTCCTTGCCACCCAGGAAGTAGTCGGTTATCCGGCCCGCGTTCGGGATGGTGGGGTCGAACCTGAGGCGCTCAGGTTGTGGCGACGCCATGATGCCCTCCATCCAGCCATGCGGTTCCAGCGGACATTATCGACCTTCCGCCCACGCTGTGATGTATTTCTTGGCAGAGTCTCCTTCTGTTCGTGTCACTTTTTGGGCACTCGGCCGCCCATGTCCCGCTCCCGTCCCCCCCGCCGCAGGCGGGGCCGGGCCGCGCTCACGGCGCCGCGCCGCTGGTGGCGGGCCTCCGTGCCGTCGGCCACGGGTTTCCCGGTTCCGCCGGAGAGAGGTTCCGGGGTGCCGTCGGTGTGACGGATTTCCGGGTGTCGCCGGTGGCGGGCCTTCGCATGGCGTCAGTGGCAGGCCTCCAGGTGGCGTTCACCTCTCGGGGGCAGGGCGAAGGCCGCCCACACCGCCTTGCCGCGGCTCTCCAGCGGAGCCCAGCCCCACGTCTCGCTGACGCCGTCGACCAGCTGGAGTCCCCGGCCGTTCTCCGCCTCGTAGTCGGGCTCGCGCAGGCAGGGTCCCTGGTCGCTGGGGTCGGTGACCGCGCACAGCATCGACCGCTCGGTGTGGCAGAGGATCACCTTGACCTCGGGGAAGGAGCGGGCGTGCAGGACACCCCGCGTGCCGTGGCGTACGGCGTTGGTCACGAGTTCGGAGACCACGACGCCGGTGTCGTCGATCAGCGGCTCCAGCTCCCAGGCTCGCAGGGCCCTGGTGGTGAACTCGCGGGCGGTCCGTGCCGCGCACGGGTCGTAGCGGAGGCTGCGCACGGCCATCTGTAACTGGCCGGCGTGGCCCTCTTCGCCTGCCCAGGGGGGCAGGCCGCTTGGGGGGAGTAGGTGATCAAGCATCGAC
This region of Streptosporangium sp. NBC_01495 genomic DNA includes:
- a CDS encoding SAM-dependent methyltransferase, whose protein sequence is MSDASRRPGAGLDTSVPNIARMNDYFLGGKDNFAADRKAAEEVLAIAPEVRAMTHEAQAFLGRVVRYLVGQGMTQFVVIGSGLPNRRNVHQVAQEIAPDTRVVYVSKDPVVLSHARATLATNPYTTAVEGDVLHPRELLTDPELLRLVNLDLPVAVLILSALQFIPDEDDPHKSVAILRDAVPVGSHFGIGHVVFDTRSEVKAPLVEIFQRVLGRTEDASRRSEQVLRFFDGLELVDPGLVYIRHWHPDNPLAAQGRDKTWTMGAVARKIEG
- a CDS encoding SAM-dependent methyltransferase, whose amino-acid sequence is MASPQPERLRFDPTIPNAGRITDYFLGGKDNFATDRAAAQAALSIAPELPAMSREGRRFLGRAVRFLVEAGIRQFVDIGCGLPTQGSVHQILRGIAPEARVVYVDNDPMVVVHAQALLKENSPATVIEADLRDPERLLAHPGLTDVIDLDEPAAILLFSMLTDIPDDVQALQSTAALQKALVPGSYMALSHAVSDLYPERTARLAALFQDSGSITGPRRTNLRTKAEVELFLDGLKPVEPGVVYIPEWRPEGEAPHRPDSIWVVGGVARKE
- a CDS encoding RecQ family ATP-dependent DNA helicase; translation: MSIKDRFGPRARRLRAVARKVFGWRDLRPGQLDAMRHLLGGGDALVVMPTGSGKSAVYQVPALLLDGPTVVVSPLIALQRDQVAGLAEADAGGAVAVNSAQSGGEASLEAVRAGTAEFVFLSPEQLAKPETVERLRAARPSLIAVDEAHCVSAWGHDFRPDYLRLGQVIERLGHPPVVALTATAAPAVREEIVAALGLRNVRQVVRGFDRPNIDLEVRRFVTQEDLRRALVEDAASRSGLGLVYVATRRAAEEYATALREAGRRAEPYHAGMKAAERHGIHEMFRDDELDVVVATSAFGMGIDKPDVRFVLHAAPPESPDSYYQEIGRAGRDGEPAAAVLFYRSEDLGLRRFFAGGRADEELLLRVATLVHEHGGTVPAAEMRTLLDVGATRLTRLVNLLERAGAIEVTGDGDLRRVPGGPEPEAAAARAVELDDTRRRIDDSRIDMMRAYAETTGCRRRFLLEYFGEPRERSCEACDTCRAGLPDEPEAMAGDGGPFAMHARVRHSAWGPGMVMSRESDRITVLFDEVGYKTLSLEAVERDDLLVAG
- a CDS encoding ATP-binding protein; translated protein: MAVRSLRYDPCAARTAREFTTRALRAWELEPLIDDTGVVVSELVTNAVRHGTRGVLHARSFPEVKVILCHTERSMLCAVTDPSDQGPCLREPDYEAENGRGLQLVDGVSETWGWAPLESRGKAVWAAFALPPRGERHLEACH